A single window of Aphidius gifuensis isolate YNYX2018 linkage group LG1, ASM1490517v1, whole genome shotgun sequence DNA harbors:
- the LOC122860396 gene encoding N-acetylglucosamine-6-sulfatase-like has product MIQIIYNNWTLLLLTLLCQIPRIVTGKNIVMILVDDLDLILDGMTPLIKTQNLIGKNGATYENCFVASPVCCPNRAAILTGRYQHNHMTFNNTIQGGCSSKKWQTNMENNTFAVHLNNQGYNTFYAGKYLNQYGGRAVGGAAHKPAGWDWWAGLVGNSKYYDYSLSINGTEKKYGIHPNEYLTDVISKMAGDFINGPRNNLSPFLMVLSPPAPHAPFTPASRHNDVYKKIKAKRTPNFNTQTQNDKHWLVKTGNAPLSQQALTIIDDVFRRRWETLLAVDDLVENVINLLKKANILDETFVIFTSDNGYHIGQFSMPMDKRQPYETDIRVPLMIRGPGIEPGSHVASPVSSVDLFSTILEMGGTEKPSDGISMLRKNISIDRTLLIEYKGEHANNRQKSGCPINDADSNITLCRADLDCKCQDVANNTYTCIRRFSKDNNNLFCLFEDSQNFMEAYDFNADEFQMKNIAYTMKAAKRRRFTKRLRNMKNCFNDNCIRNHAFTKWT; this is encoded by the exons AtgattcaaattatttacaataattggacactattattattgacattacTATGTCAAATTCCAAGAATAGTAActggaaaaaatattgttatgatACTTGTTGATGATTTGGATTTGATACTAGATGGaatg acACCACtgataaaaacacaaaatttaattggtaaaaatggagcaacatatgaaaattgttttgttgCATCACCAGTATGTTGTCCAAATAGAGCAGCAATATTAACTGGAAGATATCAGCATAATCATATgacatttaataatacaattcaAGGTGGTTGTAGTAGTAAAAAGTGGCAGacaaatatggaaaataatacatttgcTGTACACTTGAATAATCAAGGATACAATACATTTTATGctggaaaatatttaaatcaa TATGGTGGTCGAGCTGTTGGTGGAGCTGCTCATAAACCAGCAGGTTGGGATTGGTGGGCTGGACTTGTTGGTAATTCAAAATACTATGATTATTCATTGTCAATTAAtggaacagaaaaaaaatatggtattCATCCTAACGAGTATCTCACTGATGTAATt agCAAAATGGCTGGTGATTTTATCAATGGTcctagaaataatttatcaccatTTTTAATGGTTTTATCACCACCAGCACCACATGCACCATTTACACCAGCATCACGACACAatgatgtatataaaaaaataaaagccaaACGTACACCAAATTTTAATACTCAAACACAAAAT gatAAACATTGGCTGGTTAAAACTGGAAATGCTCCATTGTCTCAACAAGCATTGACAATAATTGATGATGTTTTTAGACGTAGATGGGAAACTTTACTAGCTGTTGATGATTTGGTAgaaaatgttataaatttgttgaaaaaagcaaatattttagatgaaacatttgttattttcacCTCAGATAATGGTTATCATATTG GACAATTCAGTATGCCAATGGATAAAAGACAACCGTATGAGACAGACATTCGAGTGCCTTTGATGATACGTGGTCCTGGAATTGAACCAGGTAGTCATGTTGCATCACCAGTAAGTagtgttgatttattttcaacaatattagAAATGGGAGGAACTGAAAAACCATCAGATGGAATATCAATGctcagaaaaaatatttcaattgatcGTACATTGTTGATTGAGTACAAAGGTGAACATGCTAATAATCGACAAAAATCTGGATGTCCAATAAATGATGCTGATTCAAATATTACT ctttgcAGAGCAGATCTTGATTGTAAATGTCAAGATGTCGCCAATAATACATACACTTGCATCAGAAGATTTtccaaagataataataatttattttgtctattTGAAGACAGtcag aatttcATGGAAGCTTATGATTTTAATGCTGAtgaatttcaaatgaaaaatattgcatACACAATGAAAGCAGCCAAAAGACGTCGTTTTACAAAAAGATtaagaaatatgaaaaattgctTTAATGATAATTGCATTCGTAATCATGCTTTTACAAAAtggacataa
- the LOC122860394 gene encoding chromatin assembly factor 1 subunit A-B isoform X2 gives MESNKEHEESVALVLQPPKEKKLKQTRLPFQTVSSLGSPNTSNKKRKLSSPSPTSCKSPKVQKIGKKENSLKFAEVIDVESIHEKDNKTNEVDVNVNSIDSSDIASHLNDKKTNSTKHGDISKFLTKISVVSTKVSSPVADKKSQVSSPAQLKVEVENKLPIVLLNRCDDGDSVEPMTVSNDSLDNLDKTNVVCDESSNDVLAEPLPDSDNDEDQNSLDKTQDSSSDSEIVTSTSEDDTQDDKKSDDDDDEKKINNEKSTNDMADDKSQSTDKKPESVIKKKRALTQKQIEKKLASAKKRELQKEAKAEKEKQTELQKLQRRKEREEKKKETLKKKEAEIEAKKKEREQKELKKQIEIEQKQKEREQKEEEKRKKEEEKLEAERKKQKVSSTFKNFFVPKKLDNKINEEIKTSNFMPFEIKADMKIAPACRRNFNDEDKLNFDNNCLIKKNEYTDQLWLDEVRKNHSKIRKSGKTWPTESKDDDIIALEDDVDNINVVDQSTAVTEKQRAKLLSFTENRRPPYWGTWRKKSDKINPKKPFNKDTKWFDYDVDSDEEWEEEEPGESLCGSDEEKEEENADDNEYDVDNEFMVPHGYLSDEEARPDEEDEEDMTPETQKFKLKILGEQFQAEMNEKTAKIKPRVIGILWQNMENNYPDNTPEKVVKYMTARQAWVREIPIELTKPLEVKIENEKVRGPKKTRLPDEALSHLIKLIHGNRQKREFLVNEFITFWSKTHGDDAKLTKSSIDSKISEIAKRIPCPDEGLMHLKNCWYVSEEIRKQYLDEEIKLPNQWSYNLTPKRKTILDDSFDKTDKDIKEQKDKIEKDLKDKKNSSSLITQFTQKITTEELKKQFKPTSPSVKTTNSLNRPPKRATLISVPRGELIPPTSNFPAFNKIPEIIETNQNNNKDKQQTDEIILD, from the exons atggaGAGCAATAAGGAACATGAAGAATCTGTTGCTCTAGTGCTCCAGCCACCCAaggaaaaaaaactcaaacaaA cACGTTTACCATTTCAAACGGTATCATCATTAGGATCACCAAATacgtcaaataaaaaacgtaaattatcatcaccatcaccaacaAGTTGTAAAAGTCCAAAAGTacaaaaaattggtaaaaaagaaaactctCTAAAATTTGCTGAAGTTATTGATGTTGAATCAATTCATGAAAAAGACAACAAAACAAATGAGGTAGATGTTAatgtaaattcaattgattcaTCAGATATTGCCAGTCATTTgaatgacaaaaaaacaaattcaacaaaGCACGgagatatatcaaaatttttgacaaaaattagTGTAGTGTCTACAAAGGTGTCATCACCAGTTGCtgataaaaaatcacaagTGTCATCACCTGCTCAATTAAAAGTtgaagttgaaaataaattaccaattgttttgttaaataGATGTGATGATGGGGACAGTGTTGAGCCAATGACAGTATCAAATGATTCACttgataatttagataaaacaAATGTGGTTTGTGATGAATCAAGTAATGATGTTTTGGCTGAACCACTACCAGATTCTGATAATGATGAGGATCAAAATTCCCTAGATAAAACTCAAGATTCATCATCTGACTCTGAAATAGTAACATCAACATCTGAAGATGATACACAAGACGACAAAAaatcagatgatgatgatgatgaaaagaaaataaataatgaaaaatcaacaaatgacATGGCTGATGATAAAAGTCAATCAACAGATAAAAAACCAGAatcagttattaaaaaaaaacgtgcattaacacaaaaacaaattgaaaaaaaattagcaagtGCTAAAAAACGTGAACTACAAAAAGAAGCTAAagctgaaaaagaaaaacaaacagaattacaaaaattacaaagaagaaaagaacgtgaagaaaaaaaaaaagaaacattaaaaaaaaaagaagctgaaattgaagctaaaaaaaaagaacgtgaacaaaaagaattaaaaaaacaaattgaaattgaacaaaaacaaaaagaacgtgaacaaaaagaagaagaaaaacgtaaaaaagaagaagaaaaattagaagctgaaagaaaaaaacaaaaagtatcatcaacatttaaaaatttttttgttccaaaaaaacttgataataaaattaatgaagaaattaaaacaagTAATTTTATGCCATTTGAAATTAAAGCTGATATGAAAATAGCACCAGCATGTCgtagaaattttaatgatgaagATAAGCTAAATTtcgataataattgtttaattaaaaaaaatgaatatactgATCAACTATGGCTAGATGAAGTTAGAAAAAATCATTCTAAAATACGTAAAAGTGGAAAAACATGGCCAACTGAATCAAAAGATGATGACATTATTGCTCTAG aaGATGATGTTGACAATATTAATGTCGTTGATCAATCAACAGCTGTTACGGAAAAACAACGAGCAAAATTATTGTCATTCACTGAAAATCGTCGTCCACCATACTGGGGTacatggagaaaaaaaagtgataaaattaatccaaaaaaaCCATTCAACAAAGATACT aaatggTTTGATTATGATGTTGACTCTGACGAGGAGTGGGAAGAGGAAGAACCAGGTGAATCATTGTGTGGAtctgatgaagaaaaagaagaggAAAATGCTGATGACAATGAGTATGATGTTGACAATGAGTTCATGGTTCCACATGGTTATCTTTCGGATGAGGAAGCTCGGCCtgatgaagaagatgaagaagacatg acACCAGAAACgcaaaagtttaaattaaaaattcttggTGAACAATTTCAAGctgaaatgaatgaaaaaacagCTAAAATAAAACCACGTGTTATTGGTATTCTTTGgcaaaatatggaaaataattaTCCTGATAATA cacCAGAAAAGGTTGTTAAATATATGACAGCACGTCAAGCATGGGTACGTGAAATTCCAATTGAGCTGACAAAGCCATTAGaagtaaaaattgaaaatgaaaaagtacGAGGTCCTAAAAAAACACGTTTACCAGATGAAGCATTAtcacatttaataaaattaattcatggtAATAGACAAAAACGTGAATTTCTTGTTAATGAATTCAtaacattttggagtaaaacaCATGGTGATGATGCTAAATTAACTAAATCAAGTATTGATAGTAAAATAAGTGAAATTGCAAAACGTATACCATGTCCAGATGAAGGtttaatgcatttaaaaaattgttggtaTGTATCAGAAGAAATTAGAAAACAATATCttgatgaagaaataaaattaccaaatCAATGGTCATATAATTTAACACCAAAACGTAAAACAATACTTGATGATAGTTTTGATAAAACAGATAAAGACataaaagaacaaaaagataaaattgaaaaagatcttaaagataaaaaaaattcatcatcattaataacacaatttacacaaaaaataacaacagaagaattaaaaaaacaatttaaaccaACATCACCATCTGTTAAAACGacaaattcattaaatagACCACCAAAAagagcaacattaatttcagTACCAAGAGGTGAGCTAATTCCACCAACATCAAATTTTCCAGCTTTTAATAAAATCCCTGAAATCATTGaaacaaatcaaaataataataaagataaacaacaaactgatgaaattattttggattaa
- the LOC122860394 gene encoding chromatin assembly factor 1 subunit A-B isoform X1 — protein sequence MESNKEHEESVALVLQPPKEKKLKQTRLPFQTVSSLGSPNTSNKKRKLSSPSPTSCKSPKVQKIGKKENSLKFAEVIDVESIHEKDNKTNEVDVNVNSIDSSDIASHLNDKKTNSTKHGDISKFLTKISVVSTKVSSPVADKKSQVSSPAQLKVEVENKLPIVLLNRCDDGDSVEPMTVSNDSLDNLDKTNVVCDESSNDVLAEPLPDSDNDEDQNSLDKTQDSSSDSEIVTSTSEDDTQDDKKSDDDDDEKKINNEKSTNDMADDKSQSTDKKPESVIKKKRALTQKQIEKKLASAKKRELQKEAKAEKEKQTELQKLQRRKEREEKKKETLKKKEAEIEAKKKEREQKELKKQIEIEQKQKEREQKEEEKRKKEEEKLEAERKKQKVSSTFKNFFVPKKLDNKINEEIKTSNFMPFEIKADMKIAPACRRNFNDEDKLNFDNNCLIKKNEYTDQLWLDEVRKNHSKIRKSGKTWPTESKDDDIIALEEDDVDNINVVDQSTAVTEKQRAKLLSFTENRRPPYWGTWRKKSDKINPKKPFNKDTKWFDYDVDSDEEWEEEEPGESLCGSDEEKEEENADDNEYDVDNEFMVPHGYLSDEEARPDEEDEEDMTPETQKFKLKILGEQFQAEMNEKTAKIKPRVIGILWQNMENNYPDNTPEKVVKYMTARQAWVREIPIELTKPLEVKIENEKVRGPKKTRLPDEALSHLIKLIHGNRQKREFLVNEFITFWSKTHGDDAKLTKSSIDSKISEIAKRIPCPDEGLMHLKNCWYVSEEIRKQYLDEEIKLPNQWSYNLTPKRKTILDDSFDKTDKDIKEQKDKIEKDLKDKKNSSSLITQFTQKITTEELKKQFKPTSPSVKTTNSLNRPPKRATLISVPRGELIPPTSNFPAFNKIPEIIETNQNNNKDKQQTDEIILD from the exons atggaGAGCAATAAGGAACATGAAGAATCTGTTGCTCTAGTGCTCCAGCCACCCAaggaaaaaaaactcaaacaaA cACGTTTACCATTTCAAACGGTATCATCATTAGGATCACCAAATacgtcaaataaaaaacgtaaattatcatcaccatcaccaacaAGTTGTAAAAGTCCAAAAGTacaaaaaattggtaaaaaagaaaactctCTAAAATTTGCTGAAGTTATTGATGTTGAATCAATTCATGAAAAAGACAACAAAACAAATGAGGTAGATGTTAatgtaaattcaattgattcaTCAGATATTGCCAGTCATTTgaatgacaaaaaaacaaattcaacaaaGCACGgagatatatcaaaatttttgacaaaaattagTGTAGTGTCTACAAAGGTGTCATCACCAGTTGCtgataaaaaatcacaagTGTCATCACCTGCTCAATTAAAAGTtgaagttgaaaataaattaccaattgttttgttaaataGATGTGATGATGGGGACAGTGTTGAGCCAATGACAGTATCAAATGATTCACttgataatttagataaaacaAATGTGGTTTGTGATGAATCAAGTAATGATGTTTTGGCTGAACCACTACCAGATTCTGATAATGATGAGGATCAAAATTCCCTAGATAAAACTCAAGATTCATCATCTGACTCTGAAATAGTAACATCAACATCTGAAGATGATACACAAGACGACAAAAaatcagatgatgatgatgatgaaaagaaaataaataatgaaaaatcaacaaatgacATGGCTGATGATAAAAGTCAATCAACAGATAAAAAACCAGAatcagttattaaaaaaaaacgtgcattaacacaaaaacaaattgaaaaaaaattagcaagtGCTAAAAAACGTGAACTACAAAAAGAAGCTAAagctgaaaaagaaaaacaaacagaattacaaaaattacaaagaagaaaagaacgtgaagaaaaaaaaaaagaaacattaaaaaaaaaagaagctgaaattgaagctaaaaaaaaagaacgtgaacaaaaagaattaaaaaaacaaattgaaattgaacaaaaacaaaaagaacgtgaacaaaaagaagaagaaaaacgtaaaaaagaagaagaaaaattagaagctgaaagaaaaaaacaaaaagtatcatcaacatttaaaaatttttttgttccaaaaaaacttgataataaaattaatgaagaaattaaaacaagTAATTTTATGCCATTTGAAATTAAAGCTGATATGAAAATAGCACCAGCATGTCgtagaaattttaatgatgaagATAAGCTAAATTtcgataataattgtttaattaaaaaaaatgaatatactgATCAACTATGGCTAGATGAAGTTAGAAAAAATCATTCTAAAATACGTAAAAGTGGAAAAACATGGCCAACTGAATCAAAAGATGATGACATTATTGCTCTAG aagaaGATGATGTTGACAATATTAATGTCGTTGATCAATCAACAGCTGTTACGGAAAAACAACGAGCAAAATTATTGTCATTCACTGAAAATCGTCGTCCACCATACTGGGGTacatggagaaaaaaaagtgataaaattaatccaaaaaaaCCATTCAACAAAGATACT aaatggTTTGATTATGATGTTGACTCTGACGAGGAGTGGGAAGAGGAAGAACCAGGTGAATCATTGTGTGGAtctgatgaagaaaaagaagaggAAAATGCTGATGACAATGAGTATGATGTTGACAATGAGTTCATGGTTCCACATGGTTATCTTTCGGATGAGGAAGCTCGGCCtgatgaagaagatgaagaagacatg acACCAGAAACgcaaaagtttaaattaaaaattcttggTGAACAATTTCAAGctgaaatgaatgaaaaaacagCTAAAATAAAACCACGTGTTATTGGTATTCTTTGgcaaaatatggaaaataattaTCCTGATAATA cacCAGAAAAGGTTGTTAAATATATGACAGCACGTCAAGCATGGGTACGTGAAATTCCAATTGAGCTGACAAAGCCATTAGaagtaaaaattgaaaatgaaaaagtacGAGGTCCTAAAAAAACACGTTTACCAGATGAAGCATTAtcacatttaataaaattaattcatggtAATAGACAAAAACGTGAATTTCTTGTTAATGAATTCAtaacattttggagtaaaacaCATGGTGATGATGCTAAATTAACTAAATCAAGTATTGATAGTAAAATAAGTGAAATTGCAAAACGTATACCATGTCCAGATGAAGGtttaatgcatttaaaaaattgttggtaTGTATCAGAAGAAATTAGAAAACAATATCttgatgaagaaataaaattaccaaatCAATGGTCATATAATTTAACACCAAAACGTAAAACAATACTTGATGATAGTTTTGATAAAACAGATAAAGACataaaagaacaaaaagataaaattgaaaaagatcttaaagataaaaaaaattcatcatcattaataacacaatttacacaaaaaataacaacagaagaattaaaaaaacaatttaaaccaACATCACCATCTGTTAAAACGacaaattcattaaatagACCACCAAAAagagcaacattaatttcagTACCAAGAGGTGAGCTAATTCCACCAACATCAAATTTTCCAGCTTTTAATAAAATCCCTGAAATCATTGaaacaaatcaaaataataataaagataaacaacaaactgatgaaattattttggattaa
- the LOC122860397 gene encoding Wilms tumor protein homolog A-like isoform X2 codes for MTDEMLFSVLGLKMGETGLIESEDTSLSILSNGYDNNYNDNSSEIIDNISNLSECYTDLSHSSSDGTWTDWSSTNVSSPSDYFGDIGEIDYDLDWCLDNNWNISLPDRTPLCTSGCERFLNLPLTNIDQSQNQNQQILQQQDQQQEQYSHQYDHHHHHHNQYPQLFQHDESLIVLGIDLKSLENNIPNDFTNSNNQSGDNNMIISTSANAALATHDYTNRSIEQAAADERCFPCTYQGCMKVYAKASHLKAHLRRHTGEKPFACTWSGCGWRFSRSDELARHKRSHSGVKPYPCEMCNKRFARSDHLAKHRKVHRKNNNYSSMLQNNRNYHHADKINNI; via the exons ATGACAGATGAAATGTTATTCTCAGTTCTTGGTTTAAAAATGGGAGAAACTGGATTAATTGAAAGCGAAGATACATCattgtcaatattatcaaatggatatgataataattacaatgataattcatcagaaatcattgataatatatcaaatttatcagaaTGTTATACTGATTTAAGTCATTCATCGTCAGATGGTACATGGACAGATTGGTCATCAACAAATGTATCATCACCATCAGATTATTTTGGTGATATTGGAGAAATTGATTATGATCTTGATTGGtgtcttgataataattggAATATTAGTTTACCAGACAGAACACCATTGTGTACATCAGGATGTGAAAGATTTCTTAATTTACcattaacaaatattgatcaatcacaaaatcaaaatcaacaaattctACAACAACAAGATCAACAACAAGAACAATATTCACATCAatatgatcatcatcatcatcatcataatcaatacccacaattatttcaacatGATGAATCGTTAATTGTACTGggtattgatttaaaatcattagaaaataatataccaaATGATTTTACCAATAGCAACAATCAGAgtggtgataataatatgattatttCAACGTCAGCAAATGCAGCTTTAGCAACACATGATTATACTAATAGAAGTATTGAACAGGCAGCAGCAGATGAACGTTGTTTTCCTTGTACATATCAAGGATGTATGAag GTCTATGCAAAAGCATCACATTTAAAAGCACATCTACGACGTCATACTGGTGAAAAACCATTTGCCTGTACCTGGTCAGGTTGTGGCTGGCGTTTCAGTAGATCAGATGAATTAGCAAGACACAAAAGATCACATTCTGGTGTTAAACCCTATCCATGTGAAATGTGTAATAAAAGATTTGCAAGAAGTGATCATTTAGCAAAACATCGTAAAGTAcatcgtaaaaataataattactcatCAATGTTACAAAATAATCGTAATTATCATCatgctgataaaataaataatatttaa
- the LOC122860397 gene encoding Wilms tumor protein homolog A-like isoform X1: MIENTSMFDEMTDEMLFSVLGLKMGETGLIESEDTSLSILSNGYDNNYNDNSSEIIDNISNLSECYTDLSHSSSDGTWTDWSSTNVSSPSDYFGDIGEIDYDLDWCLDNNWNISLPDRTPLCTSGCERFLNLPLTNIDQSQNQNQQILQQQDQQQEQYSHQYDHHHHHHNQYPQLFQHDESLIVLGIDLKSLENNIPNDFTNSNNQSGDNNMIISTSANAALATHDYTNRSIEQAAADERCFPCTYQGCMKVYAKASHLKAHLRRHTGEKPFACTWSGCGWRFSRSDELARHKRSHSGVKPYPCEMCNKRFARSDHLAKHRKVHRKNNNYSSMLQNNRNYHHADKINNI, encoded by the exons ATGATTGAAAACACGTCAATGTTTGAT gaAATGACAGATGAAATGTTATTCTCAGTTCTTGGTTTAAAAATGGGAGAAACTGGATTAATTGAAAGCGAAGATACATCattgtcaatattatcaaatggatatgataataattacaatgataattcatcagaaatcattgataatatatcaaatttatcagaaTGTTATACTGATTTAAGTCATTCATCGTCAGATGGTACATGGACAGATTGGTCATCAACAAATGTATCATCACCATCAGATTATTTTGGTGATATTGGAGAAATTGATTATGATCTTGATTGGtgtcttgataataattggAATATTAGTTTACCAGACAGAACACCATTGTGTACATCAGGATGTGAAAGATTTCTTAATTTACcattaacaaatattgatcaatcacaaaatcaaaatcaacaaattctACAACAACAAGATCAACAACAAGAACAATATTCACATCAatatgatcatcatcatcatcatcataatcaatacccacaattatttcaacatGATGAATCGTTAATTGTACTGggtattgatttaaaatcattagaaaataatataccaaATGATTTTACCAATAGCAACAATCAGAgtggtgataataatatgattatttCAACGTCAGCAAATGCAGCTTTAGCAACACATGATTATACTAATAGAAGTATTGAACAGGCAGCAGCAGATGAACGTTGTTTTCCTTGTACATATCAAGGATGTATGAag GTCTATGCAAAAGCATCACATTTAAAAGCACATCTACGACGTCATACTGGTGAAAAACCATTTGCCTGTACCTGGTCAGGTTGTGGCTGGCGTTTCAGTAGATCAGATGAATTAGCAAGACACAAAAGATCACATTCTGGTGTTAAACCCTATCCATGTGAAATGTGTAATAAAAGATTTGCAAGAAGTGATCATTTAGCAAAACATCGTAAAGTAcatcgtaaaaataataattactcatCAATGTTACAAAATAATCGTAATTATCATCatgctgataaaataaataatatttaa